The DNA sequence TTAAAAAAAAATATTATAGCATAAGCGAAGTTGCGGAAATGATTCAATCCAATACTTCGCTTTTGCGTTTTTGGGAAAAAGAGTTTCCGAACTTTATTAAACCTCAAAAAAACAAAAAAGGAAATCGAGTTTACCAGGAAAGAGATATCAAATTTGTAAAAATCATTCATCACCTTGTTAAAGAAAGAGGTTATACCTTGGCGGGAGCCAAAACAAAGCTCAACAAACACAAACAAGAAACCATTGAGAATGCCGAACTGGTTATGGAACTTAAAAAACTAAGGAGAATTCTAGAAGAAATTCGAGAAGAATTTTCATAGATTTTTCAACAGAAAAATTCATTTTTCATAAAAAAACAACCCCATTATCGATCGGTTTTTACGCTCAAAAAACTTCAAGAAATTTTAAACATTTCGCTCCATAAAGGTCTTCAAATTTTAGTAGATTTGCCCATTGCGTATTTTGGGGTAAATCACCGAATTTGTTTACCAAATAAATTTCAAAACTTGCTTAGAAATTTATTTGGTGGTAAAAGATTTAGAAAAGATCAATTTCTTTTCCCCTACCTCAATACCTTCCTTTTTTATGGTATTCTTTTGGGATAAAAAGAATAGAACGAAAGACAAACAAGTCAAAAGACTTGCAGAATTAAATACTATGTGGCACGTAATTGCGAATTTTATTCTTCGCTTTAGGATTTTTTTGGTTTCAGCCATTTTCCTAATCACTATCGGGATGGGATTTCTTTCCCAAGAATTAAGACCAAGTTTGGAGTTCAAACCTCCCTTGGCAATGACCGATCCCGCGGTTGTTGATTATTTAGAATTTTTGGATGAATTTCAAAGTGAAGCTCAAATCTTTGTTTTAGCATTTGACGATGCAAAAATTCGAGATTATGAAACATATCGCCATTGGAAAAAAATGGTGGATGAAATTGAAGCATTGGAAGGCGTTAAAAATGTTCTATCATTTGATAAAATCCAAGAGTTAAAGCACAATAAAGAACAAAAAGTATTTGAATTTGATAACCCATTTGATCATATACAAAATCAAGCTGAATTAGATTCTTTATTTATTCATCTTAAAACACTTCCTTTTTATAGAGATATTGTCTTTAAAGACAATTCAAACATATTCGCCACCGCCGTAAATATCCACGGATATGTCATTCAGCAAGACTACAGAGAAGAACTCATGCTGAATATGATCAAGCTGGTAGAAGAATTTGAAGAGAAAACGGGAATTGAAGTTCACCAAACAGGGTCTCCGTTTATCCGCATCATCAATGCCATAAAGATCAAGGCTGAGATTGGAATTTTCATCGGACTAGCAGTACTGGTTGTTGGATTTATTTTGTTTTTATTTTTTAGATCATTTACCGCTACATTCTTTTCGTTGATCGTAGTAGGTGTTGGGGTAATCTGGAGTACTGGTTCTATGGTTCTCATGGGCTTTGATATTAGCATCCTTACAGCCATGATTCCACCACTAATTATTGTCATTGGAGTTCCCAACTGTGTATTTTTACTCAACAAATATCATTATGAATTTAAAGAACATGGAAACAAAATAAAAGCCCTTGTAAGAGTAATTACCAAGGTAGGAAATGCCTCATTTATGACCAATGTGACTACCGCTTTAGGTTTTGCCACATTCATTTTAACGGATTCTGATATATTGGTAGAATTCGGGATTGTAGCTTCCCTGAATATTATTTTGGTTTTCTTTATTTCTTTAATAATCATTCCTTCTTTCTATTCTTATTTAAAGCCTCCAAAAACGAGACATCTAAGACATCTTAAAAGAAAATGGATGAATATCATCATTGATTGGATGATAAGAATTGTTCAAAAAAGAAGAACAAGAATTTATGCTGCATCCGCTTTTTTACTATTCTTGAGTTTGGTGGGAGTTAGTAAAATTCAAACAAGTGGTACGCTCACAGACGATATTCCTAAAGAGTCTGCCATGTATCAAGACATGAAATTTGTGGAAAAACACATGAAAGGTGTTCTTCCTCTAGAAATAATGATTGATACCAAAAAGAAAAACGGAGTATTAAAAACGAGTACTTTAAAAAGGATTGATCAACTTCAAA is a window from the Flavobacteriales bacterium genome containing:
- a CDS encoding efflux RND transporter permease subunit — translated: MVFFWDKKNRTKDKQVKRLAELNTMWHVIANFILRFRIFLVSAIFLITIGMGFLSQELRPSLEFKPPLAMTDPAVVDYLEFLDEFQSEAQIFVLAFDDAKIRDYETYRHWKKMVDEIEALEGVKNVLSFDKIQELKHNKEQKVFEFDNPFDHIQNQAELDSLFIHLKTLPFYRDIVFKDNSNIFATAVNIHGYVIQQDYREELMLNMIKLVEEFEEKTGIEVHQTGSPFIRIINAIKIKAEIGIFIGLAVLVVGFILFLFFRSFTATFFSLIVVGVGVIWSTGSMVLMGFDISILTAMIPPLIIVIGVPNCVFLLNKYHYEFKEHGNKIKALVRVITKVGNASFMTNVTTALGFATFILTDSDILVEFGIVASLNIILVFFISLIIIPSFYSYLKPPKTRHLRHLKRKWMNIIIDWMIRIVQKRRTRIYAASAFLLFLSLVGVSKIQTSGTLTDDIPKESAMYQDMKFVEKHMKGVLPLEIMIDTKKKNGVLKTSTLKRIDQLQKHLESYPDFSKTSSVVNFLKYSKQAYFNGLPEFYELPNSSEKNWILADIKNTAKQIEGDQSFGRNGLVDSNFQIARVSLLMKDIGTKRMDELRAEVMKEVEHIFPSDKYDFTMTGSSVIYYKGTKYLVNNLYQSLGLAIIIISIIMAVMFKAWRMVIVSLIPNLMPLLVTAGLMGYLGIVIKPSTILVFSIAFGISVDDTIHFLAKFKQALEVKGRSLKSATLAAIRETGVSMIYTSIILFFGFIIFMASDFGGTVALGMLVSIALLIAMIANLILLPTMLMSVDVAMEKREKTNLK
- a CDS encoding MerR family transcriptional regulator, which gives rise to MTKTLEVKKKYYSISEVAEMIQSNTSLLRFWEKEFPNFIKPQKNKKGNRVYQERDIKFVKIIHHLVKERGYTLAGAKTKLNKHKQETIENAELVMELKKLRRILEEIREEFS